The sequence below is a genomic window from Ipomoea triloba cultivar NCNSP0323 chromosome 10, ASM357664v1.
CACATGTGTCCTGCATAGTTTCTGTGTTCCTTTCATCAGTGACAGGCTTATCATCGAGATTGGCAGTAGATTCGTCCGAGGTTACTGTGTGCCTTCCATCCTCTTCCGGTGTCTCGGGTGGTGTCTCGGGAGGACTAATGGAGATCTGAGAATCAGAATTATCTTTGTTTAATTCTTCAACTTTCTCCAGTAAGGGCTTTAGAACCGTACCTGGTGGGGACACAGCTACATCTTTGTAGGACAATGACTTAGAGGCCATAGTTGTGAGATTGGCAGGAGGGGAGGGAACACTAACAGTTGATGAAGAAAAACCTTTAGGAACTGCTACTTTAGCAGAGACATTCTCTGAATCACCAGAAAAATTCAAGTTGAGTGTCTTCATTGGCAAAGAGAATTCAGAAGAAACTGTCTTAGATGTACCGTTGTGCCCCTGAGAGATCACTTCTTTCCTAGATATTCGGTCCCTTGAGAAAGAATAAGCAGAAGTTGTTTTTATCTTGGCAAGATTTGGTCGCTTTCTGGCGTGCTTTTTGGCAGTGCCACCATTGCGTCCTTTTGAATTTGCTTCTTGCCACCCATCATCCGAGCTTGTTTCCTGCAAAGCCGCCTCAACAACCAGTTCATGATGCATTGAACTAGGAGGATCCTTGGATTCTTGAGAAGTAATAATGTCATTCTTATCCTCATACTCAATGACCTTCATGGACACACCAATTTCTTTATTGTTTTCCGTCAAAGAATTGTTGCTTATCCCATCATGAGGTCCTTTCTGAGATTTCTCGGAAACTGGAAACACCTAACAgaccacacaaaaaaaaaaaaaaaccaaattcAGAAATAACCATAATGATTTTAGATGATAATAATGCTTTCTAATCTGAAAGaaacacaaaaagaaaacaaagtgATACCTTTGAACGGCGTTTACGTTGCAAATCCAAAGCCTTTATATCCTTATCCGGATTTATGTAATCAAGGAGATCTGATACACTGGAACAAGCAGAATGGTTAATCACAAAAATACAGGCAAAAAGTTCAAAAGCAAGTAATCTGTGTACAAATATATCAGCACCTGAGATGCCCTTTGCTAGCTATGGAAGCATCTGGTTTTGGTGTCCCAGATCGTGCAGCCTCTTGCTGCTCTAATGCTTTTGATTCAAAGTATTCAAGCCAGGCAGCAGCATCCTAAACAGGAAAACCCATGTAAGTTAACAAGATggcagaaaaattaaaaagaacaaattgtGTCATTTGGTAAACACTATCTTATAATTTCAGCAAGCTGcataaataaggaaaaataaaattagatgtGCACCTGAGTTCGGAGATCCTCGGGTCCAAGCTTATCTTGAAGAATTTGAAGTGTAGTTTGTTCATGTTGCACACTCAACGAATATGCTTCCATTAATGAAAGAGCAATGGCAATGGCGTGATAACTGGCAGCAGTCTGTGTGCGAAGCAAACCACAGAATTAACAACAATTGCTCCTGAAAGAAAAAGGACAAGCATCTGAAAAATTAAAGTCAGAATGGGACCTGAATGTGATCATCTCCAAGTAATTTCTTGTTGCATTTAAGTGCCTCATGTAGATATCTAAGAGCAATTTGTGCATTCCCCATGCCCTCTTCCATCATAGCCACATTAATGTAGGTAGCTGCTGTGTTTGGATGTGATAGACCACACGTAAAATGAAGCAGAAACAGGGCTCGATTGACATATCTGGCAATATACAATAAACATTATACAATCACaacattaagcacaaaaatgAGTTCACTAACAAGCAAGAAAAACTGGGTATCCAAAATACTAAGCAAAACAAGGAATTTTTTCTACTCACTTCAGGGCCAATTCAATATGTTGAAGACGGTAGTAGAACACTGAAAGATCACCGTAGCTTTTCATTGTGTCTGGATGATCAAGCCCCAGTTCCCTCTCATTAATATCCAATGCCTTCTGCTGATATATAGTTGCCTGAAGAACGACAAGAATTAGAAAGCTAAATCCTTGAACATCTAAATGCATATCAGAACAAACATACGATACAAGCAGCAGCTATTTGGATAACTAAAAGGTCAAAGATTGGAGGCAAAAATTCATTAAGATGAAGCAATAAAACATTTGAAAAACCTGATTGAAGTCTCCAGTGTGATAAAGGACAACAGCCAGTAGGCTATAGGCACTTGCAGTTGTACGATGATATGGGCCACAAACAGCAATCATTTTTGTAAGAGCCTTCAGttcaaaatcatatttaaagtcaatttttctttttttatctaTGCAACTATATATAAGAGTTAATAAttcatgaaaattgaaaaacaatattatatacCTTTGTTCCAAAATTCAAGGCATCTTCCAGCTTCCCTTTGTCAAGAGCAATCTTAGAGGACTCCAGTAAGGTTCGACCATCAGCAGAAGAGCATACAACATGCTGTGAAGATCATTTTGATGAGCAATATTCTTTTGTTTTCACTACTTAAACGAAATTATAAGCTAAACTGATTAAACGAAATTATAAGCTAAGAGAAAGAAACCTTACTTTACACAAAGGCACTAAACTGATGACATCAGTTTCACAAAATGGATTTGAACTTTCCATGTCATAATCTCTGGGAACCAACTCTATCCCAACCTACGAAGAGAAAAATTCAATAGTTGTTCACAAAAGCTAAAGAACAAATCAGCTAGTTATGATACTACCTTGTGACAAAGTCCACGAAGAATTGACAATTTTCTCAAGCGCTTGAATTCATCATTCAGATTCCAACCAAATCTTTTCAAAAGAAATTCACTTAACCATTGGAACTTGAGAATTTGGTCATCACTCAATTTCTCTTCATTATCCTCTGGTGTATGGGAACCAAGCAAGAAATTCAGAGTGGAGGCAATTGCAGCTGGTAAGTTAGCCACATCACTAGTAGAAGCAATAACTGCTCTAACAATGTACTTAAAAGCTCGAGTAACCATCTCATGAATACAAAGTGACTGTATATGAGGAAGCTTCTGAGCAAGCTCAACCTGGTTCATGTAACAAAATGAAATATACCATTGAGATTTTTGCATCACAAAAACAGATGGaggaaagaaaaatgaaagcTCACCACTCGTCCCAGAGAACGCATTTGCAATCCTCTTAGGTGCATGAAGTCTGTGAGTGTTCGACCATCAACGGGTGAAAGTTCCAATGATGCAAAGTCTGCcacctaaaatataaaaagaaattagaaaCACTTGGAACAACagttaaaaaactaaaaaagaattaatgtAATATTTGGTTCATAGAATAGGTCGGGAATAAAATAGCATTCCAATTTCCAGAGAATAGACCCATTAGGCTATTTGGTTTGATTTCTATTACACAGAATgggctattccctttgcaataAGAAAAACCTAGGGGCCGTAGTATCAACTACTCCTAGCATGCCCTTTTTTGTATCCACCCATTCACTATGGAATACTGGAATACTATTCTTATACCATTTGTTTTCATTACGCAAACCAAACATCAAGTGACTTACCAGCTTAGGGAGAGCAATTTCATCGTAATACTTCTGTGCCATCTTGATAATCTCATCTACTGGCTGTTTcgaaaagaatataaaaaacaataagcGATAAAGTGCTGGAATAAACTACCTCTCCTTCCTTTTCCAGTAACACATCAATTCAAAAAAGTGCTAGTGGTTGATTGATAGAAGTACTctacaaataaaagaaaaaattataaaacctTTAGATGAAGACCAGCTCCACTCTCTTTGAGACGGAGATATGCTTCTTCAGAAATATATTTCCTCAACTCCGCCTTTGAGCTGGATTCATCATTGGGTTGTTCAGCTAAGATACATTCCATGTTTGGAGAACTGGCTGAGTCATTCATGGCTTCATTTACATCTGTCACATTACCATTCCCAGATTTTCTTTCCCTCTTTTTCAACATTTTAAACTGCTTCCCTAATCCTTTGATTACAAGCTCGTCCTTACCATCATTCTCAACTTTCTTAGGACTGTTTTTTGTTGTCTCCTGCTTTTGTAGATGCTGCACCCAGCAAGACCCAAGCTCCCATCTGAAGGAACTTTTCAATGCAGGAGGCTTCTCTTGCAACTTTTTCAAACTATCTTTAGTAACTTCACGGATGAGACAACTAGAAGTGTCATAGTCGCCGATTTTATGTTCAGGTGTGCTTGGCTTCAAGAGGAGAAAACGCAAGCTGCAATAGTTGGATTTTCATAAAGAGTAAGAATATTGCAAACATTTCGGGCACCAAaagaataaacaaatatatcaCAACCTAAGATAACAAAATTAGACATTGATTGAACCTTGGGGCAtctattgaaaagaaaaagattatCTTCCCTAATGAAGTGAAGCACAGCAAACCTTCTTAGTAGTCTCAGAAATTATGTAGAGAGAAATTATTCAAACCTGTTAATGTTGAGTGCATTGGCTCCCCCATCTGGTTGATCATCAATTACAATATCTTGTGACAGACTCCTTCCCTCCCCAAGATCACCCATAACTTTCACAATAGCAGTGTAACCACAGTGTCTTACAGTAACCATACCTAGTGATAATTTATcctgtgaaaaataaaaaaaataaaaaaaaaaaacacacacacacacacacacataagtAAACCAGAATAAGTAGAggcaaaatgacaaaattttggAATTCCTaaatcacaaaaataaatataaactagTTTGAGATTTGTAGTTAAGCCACTCACATGTGCAACTACACTTTCATCTGCAGTTATCCCTTTAAGTAAATTTCTTTGGGCAACCTCTTCAGCAGATTCATTGAAGCTTTTCGTACCAATAATTTTAACTTCTTTATGGCTAGCATCTGTGGCATCCCTTTTCACTGTGATATACAAATGTCCAACACGATCCTCATATAACACTGAATCCAAAACACAATTTGGAGTCGATACCTCTGAGGAATTGATGACTTTTTGTATGGCTGAAACAGCTTTGAAAATTGAGACATCAACAAAAAGATTATGCAGCAAAAATGCCTTTCGATCTCGAACAACCCTTTCTTCTTCAGTTTTACAAGGAAGATTTGCAAGTATATGGAATTCTGAAGCCCAAGGTCTAAGATCATGCTCTCCATATCTCCCCTGACCTCCACCATTACCACCCCAGCTCTCATCTTCAACTGGAAGAGGAATGAAATTTGATCCAAGATCTATAAGGGTTGGGGGGACAAGCCACGTATTGGCGCGGAAACCATACGGAAGATTACCAAACTGAAAGAATCAAATATAAACCGAGTTCATAACTAGCCCCATGTAAATCAATCTCATTGCAAGTgtaataaaagtattatttaaaaaaaaatcaccttaTTATGATCCATAAAGGCATTCATCAATGATTCATATGCCTGTAAAAACCATTAGACTTGTCATTCATATATGACAAATTGCTACCAAAATAAATTGAAACCAGCAATAATTGCTGTAACCAAAAGCCGTTGAAATATCAGGTGCAATAGAAGGGAAAGGTATTTACTTTAGCAAATGCTTGGCTGAGCTGTTGAAGAagatcaaccaaacaatgggcACGTATAAACGGCTTTCCCAAAGGATAGTAACCAGTTTTTGAAGCCACCACTTGTAGTAACTTGCCATTGCATATCTTAATCTGTGCATATAATtttcatcaaaacaacaataagAAGAATAAACCGTAAACTTGAAAACTCAACTCATGTaagttcaatttaattatttttaggaaaaagtgtcaataAGGTCACTGGACTTCTTGTTTTTTGCGATTGGATCACTGAACTTAAAAAGCAtacaattcaaccatcaaacaagcaaaatatgtgcaattgagAAATTTTCCCCCTAGCATCCGATCATATTGCTTGCATGGTATGTAAGAGTTGCATTTTCCTCTGCCATACTAGTTTGAACTCTGAAGTAaagattgaaatattttcaactcaaattttaCTAAAAGAAATCAGAAAAATGTGCTAATTACACATACTATGCTTGTTTGCTGATTTGATTGCATGCTTTTTCAGTCCAGTGACCCAATTACACAAAAATGATAAATTCAATGGCCTAttgacacttttttttattagtaaatgcTAATTTATTAGTCGAACCTGCATTTCAAAATAGTCGCCATTTTGATCCGATTGGCCATCCTTTAGTTCAAACCTCTTCAAACCTGAGAATACACAAATGcatttaaaataatagaaatgaaaaaaaaaattaaaaaattcaaagtagTGAGGGAGAAACACACTTATTATAGGCGGGGAGAGGTGAGACAAAGACAGGAACTCGTAGAAATCAGAAAGCTTCGGAATGGGATGGATCGCCAGCATGTCGTACTCTTCCGAGACGGCCGGAGAAGGAGAATCTGGAGCCCGTACGGCTCCTCCATCGGACGGCGATTCCGGCCGGCAGGCCTCCGCCGCATTGAGCTGCGACTTGTGCTTCCTGGCGCGAGCGTCGTTGGCGGAGGGCGTTGACGGTTTGCCTCTGGACTTGCCGAAGCGCGTGGTGCACGCGACAATGTCGAGTAGCCTTCGAACATGCGCCTCCGCTTGGGCCTCCTCCGCATAGTCCTCTGAAATATCGCCGTGTTGGGCTATATGTTAAAATCAGTTGCAACCAAACGGGCCGCAAGGACCACAAACACAATTCACATGTCCCCTTGAAAAGGTGAAACATTGCCAAACCACTTATGCGACATTATTGTCACTCGCTCCATAAATACTTTATAACTTAACCACATATATAGAAAGTTGTAGATTCCATCTTTGACacttccaactttttttttttttaatactactaactctattagaatgcagtatctgttcataactactttctcaacctattgaagcacaagagtcagtattgcctccactgaggctcgaacccccgtataaagggaagggtttgatatCACTGGACCCTTCCAACTATatcaaaaatatcaaaaaatgTATATAACCCTCAATTCTCAATCACaataaaactgaataaattCCACACTGATTATCTAATTTATATCACATTTGATCATATTGTCTAATTTTTCAGACAATTATTAAAAGATTACAAATTCAATCAATGACCTTTCGGGTAATCAAAACGTGAAACTTGGGCACACCCACAATTTCCAATGCACAATCAAACAACTTACTAAATATAGTGAGGGAATTCTAACACGAGGGAAGGCAAGTGCAAGGTGAGACCCAACAGCGATCATGGACCACAGAGAAACATCGTTTTCAGTGAGGGAATTCATTAAAACCCATCAATGTATATGCCATTCACTATTTAACGTAAAGGCAGCAGAGGAGCAATGCGATCTGAGAGCAGTGGGTGTACGAATTCAACACTGCATGT
It includes:
- the LOC116032453 gene encoding protein TSS isoform X2 — protein: MAPKSGKGKGNKAKAEKKKKEEKVIPSVLDITVVTPYDTHVVLKGISTDKILDVKRLLASNVQTCHFTNFSLSHEVKGAKLSDRFEVVALKPCLLRMVEEDYAEEAQAEAHVRRLLDIVACTTRFGKSRGKPSTPSANDARARKHKSQLNAAEACRPESPSDGGAVRAPDSPSPAVSEEYDMLAIHPIPKLSDFYEFLSLSHLSPPIISLKRFELKDGQSDQNGDYFEMQIKICNGKLLQVVASKTGYYPLGKPFIRAHCLVDLLQQLSQAFAKAYESLMNAFMDHNKFGNLPYGFRANTWLVPPTLIDLGSNFIPLPVEDESWGGNGGGQGRYGEHDLRPWASEFHILANLPCKTEEERVVRDRKAFLLHNLFVDVSIFKAVSAIQKVINSSEVSTPNCVLDSVLYEDRVGHLYITVKRDATDASHKEVKIIGTKSFNESAEEVAQRNLLKGITADESVVAHDKLSLGMVTVRHCGYTAIVKVMGDLGEGRSLSQDIVIDDQPDGGANALNINSLRFLLLKPSTPEHKIGDYDTSSCLIREVTKDSLKKLQEKPPALKSSFRWELGSCWVQHLQKQETTKNSPKKVENDGKDELVIKGLGKQFKMLKKRERKSGNGNVTDVNEAMNDSASSPNMECILAEQPNDESSSKAELRKYISEEAYLRLKESGAGLHLKPVDEIIKMAQKYYDEIALPKLVADFASLELSPVDGRTLTDFMHLRGLQMRSLGRVVELAQKLPHIQSLCIHEMVTRAFKYIVRAVIASTSDVANLPAAIASTLNFLLGSHTPEDNEEKLSDDQILKFQWLSEFLLKRFGWNLNDEFKRLRKLSILRGLCHKVGIELVPRDYDMESSNPFCETDVISLVPLCKHVVCSSADGRTLLESSKIALDKGKLEDALNFGTKALTKMIAVCGPYHRTTASAYSLLAVVLYHTGDFNQATIYQQKALDINERELGLDHPDTMKSYGDLSVFYYRLQHIELALKYVNRALFLLHFTCGLSHPNTAATYINVAMMEEGMGNAQIALRYLHEALKCNKKLLGDDHIQTAASYHAIAIALSLMEAYSLSVQHEQTTLQILQDKLGPEDLRTQDAAAWLEYFESKALEQQEAARSGTPKPDASIASKGHLSVSDLLDYINPDKDIKALDLQRKRRSKVFPVSEKSQKGPHDGISNNSLTENNKEIGVSMKVIEYEDKNDIITSQESKDPPSSMHHELVVEAALQETSSDDGWQEANSKGRNGGTAKKHARKRPNLAKIKTTSAYSFSRDRISRKEVISQGHNENVSAKVAVPKGFSSSTVSVPSPPANLTTMASKSLSYKDVAVSPPGTVLKPLLEKVEELNKDNSDSQISISPPETPPETPEEDGRHTVTSDESTANLDDKPVTDERNTETMQDTCGNIDDKEVHKNGGNIESESSLSELDDVSSPSTEEKPVEANGSKLSAAAPPFNPGAYAVTHLLNRAAVASVYDEMARQGMVIEFPSIAARVPCGPRSPMYYRSTHPRVKNGYSKFHTSSGEGNARTMNPHAPEFVPRKAWKINSTKEDSSVAPARDSVVEKTTDDAKNKKSSKSTSDAEKTELARQILLSFIVKSVQHSSDTPIESPVTEKKSGLPASTAEAIANDSAIIKIQYGNDEGKTGLSTEAKNNESSKMGDVNSNNNGGDGEGFMVVTKRRRNRSKISNGIGELYSQQSICASVR
- the LOC116032453 gene encoding protein TSS isoform X1; this translates as MAPKSGKGKGNKAKAEKKKKEEKVIPSVLDITVVTPYDTHVVLKGISTDKILDVKRLLASNVQTCHFTNFSLSHEVKGAKLSDRFEVVALKPCLLRMVEEDYAEEAQAEAHVRRLLDIVACTTRFGKSRGKPSTPSANDARARKHKSQLNAAEACRPESPSDGGAVRAPDSPSPAVSEEYDMLAIHPIPKLSDFYEFLSLSHLSPPIISLKRFELKDGQSDQNGDYFEMQIKICNGKLLQVVASKTGYYPLGKPFIRAHCLVDLLQQLSQAFAKAYESLMNAFMDHNKFGNLPYGFRANTWLVPPTLIDLGSNFIPLPVEDESWGGNGGGQGRYGEHDLRPWASEFHILANLPCKTEEERVVRDRKAFLLHNLFVDVSIFKAVSAIQKVINSSEVSTPNCVLDSVLYEDRVGHLYITVKRDATDASHKEVKIIGTKSFNESAEEVAQRNLLKGITADESVVAHDKLSLGMVTVRHCGYTAIVKVMGDLGEGRSLSQDIVIDDQPDGGANALNINSLRFLLLKPSTPEHKIGDYDTSSCLIREVTKDSLKKLQEKPPALKSSFRWELGSCWVQHLQKQETTKNSPKKVENDGKDELVIKGLGKQFKMLKKRERKSGNGNVTDVNEAMNDSASSPNMECILAEQPNDESSSKAELRKYISEEAYLRLKESGAGLHLKPVDEIIKMAQKYYDEIALPKLVADFASLELSPVDGRTLTDFMHLRGLQMRSLGRVVELAQKLPHIQSLCIHEMVTRAFKYIVRAVIASTSDVANLPAAIASTLNFLLGSHTPEDNEEKLSDDQILKFQWLSEFLLKRFGWNLNDEFKRLRKLSILRGLCHKVGIELVPRDYDMESSNPFCETDVISLVPLCKHVVCSSADGRTLLESSKIALDKGKLEDALNFGTKALTKMIAVCGPYHRTTASAYSLLAVVLYHTGDFNQATIYQQKALDINERELGLDHPDTMKSYGDLSVFYYRLQHIELALKYVNRALFLLHFTCGLSHPNTAATYINVAMMEEGMGNAQIALRYLHEALKCNKKLLGDDHIQTAASYHAIAIALSLMEAYSLSVQHEQTTLQILQDKLGPEDLRTQDAAAWLEYFESKALEQQEAARSGTPKPDASIASKGHLSVSDLLDYINPDKDIKALDLQRKRRSKVFPVSEKSQKGPHDGISNNSLTENNKEIGVSMKVIEYEDKNDIITSQESKDPPSSMHHELVVEAALQETSSDDGWQEANSKGRNGGTAKKHARKRPNLAKIKTTSAYSFSRDRISRKEVISQGHNGTSKTVSSEFSLPMKTLNLNFSGDSENVSAKVAVPKGFSSSTVSVPSPPANLTTMASKSLSYKDVAVSPPGTVLKPLLEKVEELNKDNSDSQISISPPETPPETPEEDGRHTVTSDESTANLDDKPVTDERNTETMQDTCGNIDDKEVHKNGGNIESESSLSELDDVSSPSTEEKPVEANGSKLSAAAPPFNPGAYAVTHLLNRAAVASVYDEMARQGMVIEFPSIAARVPCGPRSPMYYRSTHPRVKNGYSKFHTSSGEGNARTMNPHAPEFVPRKAWKINSTKEDSSVAPARDSVVEKTTDDAKNKKSSKSTSDAEKTELARQILLSFIVKSVQHSSDTPIESPVTEKKSGLPASTAEAIANDSAIIKIQYGNDEGKTGLSTEAKNNESSKMGDVNSNNNGGDGEGFMVVTKRRRNRSKISNGIGELYSQQSICASVR